The following are encoded together in the uncultured Desulfovibrio sp. genome:
- a CDS encoding leucyl aminopeptidase, giving the protein MELRFQCLGPEHWKADILLAPVCRDEVLHEASPALDKAAPWLAIAPAARDFHGKTSELALMHGHPQQNIPRVLAVGLGRREDMTPAVLREALAGAVRFCRDHGYASLLLPEALLARLPGGRERLVEEAAYAALLALYDFRDLKKEDPEAPVDPQWLTLAFEGEYVPDAAHAAARRGERAAQAVMLARDLANTPPNMLAPQDLAERASRIAHQQGLRCTVLDEEALRAEEMGALLAVGRGSARPPRLVVLEYAPEGHEQDKPLVLVGKGITFDTGGICLKPGAKMHTMKCDMTGAATVLAVLTALAEEDVPRRVVGLLACAENMPDGGACRPGDVVRAASGDTVEIQNTDAEGRLVLCDALSYAQKMWTPAAVVDIATLTGACAVALGTEVAGLFSDDDALVERILAAGQVGGEHFWRLPLWKGYEKNLKSQVADICHMGPREGGAIHAALFLKHFVSDGVRWAHLDIAGVDWADSVQPLGVCGATGFGARTLLELARGGV; this is encoded by the coding sequence ATGGAACTGCGTTTTCAATGCCTTGGTCCCGAACACTGGAAAGCCGACATTCTGCTGGCGCCGGTCTGCCGGGACGAGGTTCTGCACGAAGCCAGCCCCGCGCTGGACAAGGCTGCGCCGTGGCTGGCCATTGCGCCCGCCGCGCGTGATTTTCACGGCAAGACCAGCGAGCTGGCCCTCATGCACGGCCATCCCCAGCAGAATATCCCGCGGGTGCTGGCCGTGGGCCTGGGCAGACGGGAGGACATGACCCCCGCCGTGCTGCGCGAGGCCCTGGCCGGGGCCGTGCGCTTCTGCCGCGATCACGGATACGCCAGCCTGCTGCTGCCTGAAGCGCTGCTGGCCCGGCTGCCCGGCGGCCGGGAACGCCTGGTGGAAGAGGCCGCCTATGCCGCGCTGCTGGCCCTCTATGATTTCCGGGACCTCAAGAAGGAAGACCCCGAAGCCCCCGTGGATCCGCAATGGCTGACCCTGGCCTTTGAGGGCGAGTATGTGCCCGATGCGGCTCACGCGGCGGCCCGCCGTGGGGAGCGCGCGGCGCAGGCGGTCATGCTGGCACGGGACCTGGCCAATACGCCGCCCAACATGCTGGCCCCCCAGGACCTGGCCGAACGGGCCAGCCGCATTGCCCATCAGCAGGGCCTGCGCTGCACCGTGCTGGATGAAGAGGCACTGCGCGCCGAAGAGATGGGCGCCCTGCTGGCCGTGGGCAGGGGATCGGCCCGCCCGCCGCGTCTGGTGGTGCTGGAATATGCACCCGAAGGACACGAGCAGGACAAGCCGCTGGTGCTGGTGGGCAAGGGCATCACCTTTGACACCGGGGGCATCTGCCTCAAGCCCGGCGCCAAGATGCACACCATGAAATGCGACATGACCGGCGCCGCCACCGTGCTGGCCGTGCTTACGGCACTGGCCGAGGAAGATGTGCCGCGCCGTGTGGTGGGCCTGCTGGCCTGCGCCGAAAACATGCCCGACGGCGGAGCCTGCCGCCCCGGGGACGTGGTGCGGGCCGCTTCCGGCGATACGGTGGAAATTCAGAATACCGATGCCGAGGGCCGGCTGGTGCTCTGCGATGCCCTGAGCTATGCGCAGAAGATGTGGACGCCCGCCGCAGTGGTGGATATTGCCACCCTGACCGGCGCCTGCGCCGTGGCCCTGGGCACGGAAGTTGCCGGCCTGTTCAGCGATGATGATGCTCTGGTGGAGCGCATCCTGGCCGCCGGCCAGGTGGGGGGGGAACACTTCTGGCGTCTGCCCCTCTGGAAGGGCTACGAAAAGAACCTCAAGAGTCAGGTGGCGGATATCTGCCACATGGGTCCGCGCGAAGGCGGCGCCATTCATGCGGCCCTGTTCCTTAAACATTTTGTGAGCGACGGCGTGCGCTGGGCGCATCTGGATATTGCCGGCGTGGACTGGGCCGACAGCGTGCAGCCGCTGGGCGTCTGCGGCGCCACGGGCTTTGGTGCGCGCACGCTGCTTGAGCTGGCGCGGGGAGGTGTATAA
- the hemW gene encoding radical SAM family heme chaperone HemW yields the protein MLVYIHVPFCRTKCRYCAFHSRPLGAGTLPAATADVRRYWDLLFRELALWAERLPGTPVESVFFGGGTPSLLPPSWLQEVLDALRHNFALAPGAEISMEANPESLPDARVAQAYLQAGINRLSLGLQALDDTQLRRLGRPHSAADGLRAMAAAREAGCRNLSVDLMWALPGQHAAQWRQTLTTICRLHPDHVSAYGLTREEGTPLDADCACGRLHLPPDEEQDRMFHEGADLLEAHGLYQYEISNFARPGRECRHNQGYWEGADYLGMGPAATSTLRGRRWTQPADLNAWAARLAARTPDADAEGLSPAIRLRETLMLRLRTTRGLPLALYTSLTGRHLTQDMPDLLSALQQAGLATLTPDHLRLTRDGMLVSNAILARFFAETDGLALP from the coding sequence ATGCTTGTCTATATCCACGTTCCCTTCTGCCGCACCAAATGCCGCTACTGCGCCTTCCATTCCCGTCCCCTGGGGGCAGGAACCCTGCCCGCCGCCACCGCGGACGTGCGCCGGTACTGGGACCTGCTCTTCCGCGAACTGGCCCTCTGGGCCGAACGCCTGCCCGGCACCCCCGTGGAGAGCGTCTTTTTTGGCGGGGGCACGCCCAGCCTGCTGCCGCCGTCATGGCTCCAGGAGGTGCTGGACGCGCTGCGGCACAACTTTGCCCTGGCCCCCGGGGCGGAAATCAGCATGGAGGCCAATCCCGAATCCCTGCCCGACGCCCGCGTGGCGCAGGCCTATCTGCAGGCAGGCATCAATCGCCTTTCCCTGGGCCTGCAAGCCCTGGACGATACCCAGCTGCGCCGCCTGGGACGGCCGCACAGCGCGGCGGACGGCCTGCGGGCCATGGCAGCCGCCCGTGAGGCCGGCTGCCGCAATCTGAGCGTGGACCTCATGTGGGCCTTGCCCGGCCAGCATGCCGCACAATGGCGGCAGACCCTGACAACGATCTGCCGGCTGCACCCTGACCATGTCTCGGCCTATGGCCTGACCCGTGAGGAAGGCACACCCCTGGATGCCGATTGTGCCTGCGGCCGCCTGCACCTGCCCCCTGACGAGGAACAGGACCGCATGTTCCACGAAGGCGCGGACCTGCTGGAAGCGCACGGCCTTTACCAGTACGAAATTTCCAATTTTGCCCGCCCGGGCCGGGAATGCCGGCACAATCAGGGCTACTGGGAAGGGGCGGACTATCTGGGCATGGGGCCGGCGGCCACCTCCACCCTGCGGGGCCGGCGCTGGACCCAGCCGGCGGACCTCAATGCCTGGGCCGCCCGCCTTGCGGCCCGCACACCGGATGCGGATGCCGAAGGGCTTTCCCCGGCCATCCGTCTGCGGGAAACCCTCATGCTGCGCCTGCGCACCACCCGCGGTCTGCCCCTGGCCCTGTATACGTCCCTCACGGGACGCCACCTGACGCAGGACATGCCCGACCTGCTGTCGGCCCTTCAGCAGGCAGGTCTGGCCACCCTGACACCGGACCACCTGCGCCTGACCCGGGACGGCATGCTGGTATCCAATGCCATTCTGGCCCGCTTTTTTGCGGAAACGGATGGTCTGGCCCTGCCCTGA
- a CDS encoding outer membrane protein transport protein, with protein sequence MKALRLVLLSCALWAVAVAPVWAEGFGLTEWSSRGLSLAGGLVGRADDPSALAYNAAGITQLPGTQIMAGFAVIAPMGTISTEHAGGYSKDTTTKPNVWPAPHAYVTHQLNDRFWLGLGVFSRFGLGNEFAGNWVGRYNLTDVNFQTVSFVPTVAFKVNDVLSLAAGLDIMYASFGMGQQIPTLTLGGGFIPQKGDDNKLDIAGTGWGVGAHVAAHFRLSDTVSLGLAYKSQVALNINGEADFATHGMNFLAERNQVPHAVDCGASSTVIMPDSFALGLSYKPLDNLSFEVGTVWTRWSTFDSLDISFESGYDAKSIKNWRDGWNFNASVEYEPLDWLALRAGIWYETPVTNESYAEFMVPSYGRTGASVGLGFTWGNWKLDLAYAHLWVNNVDYDQTRASGIDSSTGIMGGHSSSTSANIYSGSISYTF encoded by the coding sequence GTGAAAGCGCTGCGCCTTGTTCTGTTGAGCTGTGCCCTGTGGGCTGTTGCCGTGGCCCCGGTCTGGGCGGAAGGTTTTGGCCTGACCGAGTGGAGTTCTCGCGGCCTCTCCCTGGCTGGGGGTCTGGTGGGCCGGGCCGATGATCCGTCTGCCCTGGCCTACAATGCCGCCGGCATCACCCAGCTGCCCGGAACACAGATCATGGCCGGCTTTGCCGTCATTGCGCCCATGGGCACCATCTCCACGGAACATGCGGGCGGCTATTCCAAGGATACCACCACCAAGCCCAATGTCTGGCCCGCGCCGCATGCCTATGTGACCCACCAGCTCAATGACCGCTTCTGGCTGGGCCTGGGCGTATTTTCCCGCTTCGGTCTGGGCAATGAATTTGCCGGCAACTGGGTGGGCAGGTACAATCTCACGGATGTCAATTTCCAGACCGTTTCCTTTGTGCCCACGGTGGCTTTTAAGGTCAATGATGTCCTGTCGCTGGCTGCCGGTCTGGACATCATGTATGCCTCCTTCGGCATGGGGCAGCAGATTCCGACGTTGACACTGGGTGGGGGCTTTATCCCTCAAAAGGGTGATGACAACAAGCTGGACATTGCCGGCACGGGCTGGGGCGTGGGCGCGCATGTGGCCGCGCATTTCCGCCTGAGTGACACGGTGTCGCTGGGGCTTGCCTACAAGAGCCAGGTGGCCCTGAACATCAACGGCGAAGCCGATTTTGCCACCCATGGCATGAATTTTCTGGCGGAAAGGAACCAGGTGCCGCATGCCGTGGATTGCGGCGCCAGCAGCACGGTGATCATGCCCGATTCCTTTGCGCTGGGCCTGAGCTACAAGCCGCTGGACAATCTGAGCTTTGAAGTGGGCACGGTGTGGACGCGCTGGTCCACCTTTGATTCCCTGGACATCTCTTTTGAATCCGGCTACGACGCCAAGAGCATCAAGAACTGGCGCGATGGCTGGAACTTCAATGCCAGCGTGGAATACGAGCCGCTGGACTGGCTGGCCCTGCGTGCCGGCATCTGGTACGAGACGCCGGTGACCAACGAGAGCTACGCCGAATTCATGGTGCCGTCCTACGGGCGTACCGGCGCCAGTGTGGGCCTGGGCTTCACCTGGGGCAACTGGAAACTGGACCTGGCCTATGCGCATCTCTGGGTCAACAATGTCGACTACGACCAGACCCGGGCTTCAGGTATTGACAGCTCGACAGGCATTATGGGCGGTCACAGTTCCAGCACCTCGGCCAATATCTATTCCGGCAGCATCAGCTATACCTTCTAG
- the cobA gene encoding uroporphyrinogen-III C-methyltransferase produces MKVYLIGAGPGDPGLITLKGRDCLAAADVVVYDALANDALLGHARKDAELIYVGKVAGNHALPQNEINRLLVDKAREGKVVARLKGGDPYIFGRGGEEAEELLAAGVPFEEVPGISSTIAAPAYAGIPLTHRNFASSVTIITGHENPDKPGSVHNWKALAASASTLVFVMGMKNLPDIVRNLLAAGMDPQTPAGLIYRGTTTRQRSLVSTLAGLPQAAEAAHFTNPSVIVVGKVCSLHDSLGWFEKRPLYGRSVVVTRAREQASGLAAQLAELGAEVIQCPTIEIRPLPDYAELDAAIARLEEYGWVIFTSVNGVRWFWNRLEQAGKDSRALGHCKVAAIGPATAAALEARGIRPDFIPERYVAEGVVEGMLARGNVAGVRMLLPRAAKAREVLPDELRKAGAVVEVISAYETVPAAARKDEVLERMANGTLDCVTFGSSSTVENFLSLIPAETLLAHPGVRLAAIGPVTARTLESHGLPCHIMPAEYTIPALVAAVADAFAR; encoded by the coding sequence ATGAAAGTCTATCTGATCGGTGCCGGTCCGGGAGATCCGGGCCTCATCACCCTCAAGGGGCGGGACTGCCTTGCCGCCGCCGACGTGGTGGTGTACGACGCGCTGGCCAATGATGCCCTGCTGGGGCATGCCCGCAAGGATGCGGAACTCATCTATGTGGGCAAGGTGGCGGGCAATCACGCCCTGCCCCAGAACGAGATCAACCGCCTGCTGGTGGACAAGGCCCGCGAAGGCAAGGTGGTGGCCCGTCTCAAGGGCGGAGACCCCTACATCTTCGGCCGTGGCGGGGAAGAAGCCGAGGAGCTGCTGGCCGCCGGCGTGCCCTTTGAGGAAGTGCCGGGCATCAGCAGCACCATTGCCGCGCCGGCCTATGCGGGCATTCCGCTGACGCACCGCAACTTTGCCAGCTCCGTCACCATCATCACGGGGCATGAAAATCCCGACAAGCCCGGCTCCGTGCACAACTGGAAGGCCCTGGCCGCCAGCGCCTCCACCCTGGTCTTTGTCATGGGCATGAAGAACCTGCCCGATATCGTGCGCAATCTGCTGGCCGCCGGCATGGACCCCCAGACCCCGGCAGGGCTGATCTATCGCGGCACCACCACCAGGCAGCGCAGCCTGGTGTCCACGCTGGCCGGGCTGCCGCAGGCTGCCGAAGCGGCTCATTTCACCAATCCCTCGGTCATTGTGGTGGGCAAGGTCTGCTCCCTGCACGACAGCCTGGGCTGGTTTGAAAAGCGGCCGCTCTACGGGCGCAGCGTGGTGGTGACCCGCGCGCGCGAACAGGCCAGCGGGCTGGCAGCGCAGCTTGCCGAGCTGGGCGCGGAGGTCATCCAGTGCCCCACCATTGAAATCCGTCCGCTGCCTGACTATGCCGAGCTGGATGCGGCCATTGCCCGTCTGGAAGAGTACGGCTGGGTCATCTTCACCTCGGTCAACGGGGTGCGCTGGTTCTGGAACCGCCTGGAACAGGCCGGCAAGGACAGCCGCGCCCTGGGGCACTGCAAGGTGGCGGCCATCGGACCGGCCACGGCCGCGGCTCTGGAAGCGCGGGGCATCCGCCCCGACTTCATTCCGGAACGCTACGTGGCCGAAGGCGTGGTGGAGGGCATGCTGGCGCGCGGCAATGTGGCCGGCGTGCGCATGCTGCTGCCCCGTGCGGCCAAGGCCCGCGAGGTACTGCCCGACGAGCTGCGCAAGGCCGGTGCCGTGGTGGAGGTCATCAGCGCCTACGAGACCGTGCCCGCCGCCGCCCGCAAGGACGAGGTGCTGGAGCGCATGGCGAACGGCACCCTGGACTGTGTGACCTTCGGTTCCTCCTCCACGGTGGAAAACTTCCTGTCGCTCATTCCGGCGGAAACGCTGCTGGCGCATCCCGGTGTGCGACTGGCGGCCATTGGGCCGGTGACGGCCAGAACGCTGGAATCCCACGGCCTGCCCTGCCACATCATGCCTGCGGAATACACCATTCCGGCTCTGGTGGCGGCAGTGGCGGACGCTTTTGCGAGGTAA